In the genome of Raphanus sativus cultivar WK10039 chromosome 4, ASM80110v3, whole genome shotgun sequence, one region contains:
- the LOC108853620 gene encoding VQ motif-containing protein 18-like, with product MVRESMEVTQYHQGFNKGSSSRVSMNKNSQVISKIKPKIRIIHIFAPEVIKTDVKNFRSLVQSLTGKPAAGEVKTGKRSARPRIPKSQEPVCGDHQPVNRRPSFTGLLANGGNLEVKEEWGPGDQRTTTNRNTYFDLEGLIQDVGEDYFSSFPMRSSPSSQVERLIFNNNNFDIKGHDSS from the coding sequence ATGGTCAGAGAATCAATGGAGGTTACTCAATATCATCAAGGTTTTAATAAAGGTTCAAGTTCTAGGGTTTCCATGAACAAGAATTCACAAGTAATATCCAAGATCAAGCCCAAGATTCGCATCATCCATATATTTGCACCGGAGGTCATCAAGACCGACGTCAAGAACTTCCGTTCACTAGTCCAAAGTTTAACCGGGAAACCAGCAGCTGGAGAGGTCAAAACCGGTAAAAGGAGTGCCAGACCGAGAATTCCCAAGTCTCAAGAACCGGTTTGCGGAGATCATCAGCCGGTTAACAGGCGTCCGAGTTTCACCGGTTTATTAGCAAACGGTGGAAACCTTGAGGTGAAAGAAGAATGGGGACCCGGTGATCAGCGTACTACTACGAACAGAAACACTTACTTTGACCTAGAAGGTTTGATTCAAGACGTAGGAGAAGATTACTTCTCTTCGTTTCCCATGAgatcttctccttcttcacaAGTCGAAAGGCTCatcttcaacaacaacaacttcgATATAAAGGGTCACGATTCGTCCTGA
- the LOC108848440 gene encoding uncharacterized protein LOC108848440 has product MADGKPDEQLFQLLSGLLQQVESLTNTEEVELRSKIEALGLEVTKVPSKSSQPLTEVEIANELDKLSAKLDDVDEMISSAIASDPQVQTLLSGTADVWMPVITANTQERLNFTASIGDEDDGKDKDATTDKDKNNSS; this is encoded by the exons ATGGCGGATGGTAAACCGGACGAGCAGCTCTTCCAGCTTCTTTCAGGTCTTCTCCAACAG GTTGAATCGTTGACGAATACAGAGGAAGTAGAATTACGTTCGAAGATCGAAGCACTTGGCTTAGAAGTCACCAAAGTGCCATCAAAGTCTTCTCAACCCCTCACTGAGGTGGAGATTGCTAATGAATTGGACAAGTTATCAGCAAAGCTTGACGATGTTGATGAGATGATTTCGTCTGCTATTGCTTCGGACCCGCAAGTTCAGACTCTTCTTAGTGGTACTGCTGATGTTTGGATGCCTGTTATCACTGCCAACACCCAAGAGAGGCTCAACTTCACTGCCTCAATCGGTGATGAAGATGATGGTAAGGATAAGGATGCTACTACCGATAAGGACAAGAACAACAGCTCGTAA
- the LOC108848439 gene encoding citrate synthase 4, mitochondrial, with the protein MVFFRSVTAFTRLRSRVGQQSSLSNSVRWIQMQSSTDMDLKSQLQELIPEQQDRLKKLKSEHGKVQLGNITVDMVIGGMRGMTGLLWETSLLDPEEGIRFRGLSIPECQKVLPAAQSGGEPLPEGLLWLLLTGKVPSKEQVEALSKDLASRAAVPDYVYNAIDALPSTAHPMTQFANGVMALQVQSEFQKAYENGIHKSKFWEPTYEDCLNLIARVPVVAAYVYRRMYKNGDSIPSDKSLDYGANFSHMLGFDDDKMKELMRLYITIHSDHEGGNVSAHTGHLVGSALSDPYLSFAAALNGLAGPLHGLANQEVLLWIKSVVEECGENISKDQLKEYVWKTLNSGKVVPGYGHGVLRKTDPRYVCQREFALKHLPDDPLFQLVSKLYEVVPPVLTELGKVKNPWPNVDAHSGVLLNHYGLTEARYYTVLFGVSRSLGICSQLIWDRALGLALERPKSVTMDWLDAVCKKASSA; encoded by the exons atGGTGTTTTTCCGGAGCGTAACGGCCTTTACTAGGCTGAGGTCTCGCGTT GGGCAACAATCTTCGCTCAGCAATTCCGTTAGATGGATCCAGATGCAGAGCTCCACCGATATG GACCTCAAGTCGCAGCTGCAAGAGTTGATTCCTGAACAACAG GACCGTCTGAAGAAACTGAAATCAGAACATGGGAAGGTCCAACTGGGAAACATCACTGTTGATATG GTGATTGGTGGGATGAGAGGGATGACTGGATTGCTCTGGGAAACCTCATTGCTTGACCCGGAAGAG GGAATACGCTTTAGGGGTTTGTCAATTCCTGAGTGCCAGAAAGTATTACCTGCCGCCCAGTCCGGAGGAGAACCATTGCCCGAGGGTCTTTTGTGGCTTCTTTTAACTGGAAAG GTCCCTAGCAAAGAGCAAGTTGAAGCACTGTCAAAAGACTTGGCAAGCCGTGCTGCTGTGCCAG ATTATGTGTACAATGCCATCGATGCTCTGCCTTCCACAGCTCACCCAATGACTCAATTTGCTAACGGTGTTATGGCTCTGCAG GTGCAAAGTGAGTTCCAAAAGGCATATGAGAATGGAATTCACAAGTCAAA GTTCTGGGAGCCAACATACGAGGATTGCCTCAACCTGATTGCTCGTGTTCCTGTCGTAGCTGCATATGTATATCGGAG GATGTATAAGAATGGTGATTCCATTCCCTCAGATAAGTCTTTGGATTATGGTGCAAATTTTTCCCACATGTTGggatttgatgatgataaaATGAAAGAGCTCATGAGGCTTTACATCACTATCCACAG tgATCATGAAGGTGGAAACGTTAGTGCTCACACTGGTCACCTG GTCGGTAGTGCACTTTCAGATCCGTATCTGTCATTTGCAGCTGCATTAAACGGTTTAGCTGGGCCACTCCATGGTTTGGCTAATCAG GAAGTTTTACTTTGGATCAAATCAGTTGTCGAGGAATGTGGAGAAAACATTTCGAAAGACCAGTTGAAAGAATATGTCTGGAAAACACTGAACAGTGGCAAG GTTGTTCCCGGATATGGACATGGTGTTCTTCGCAAAACAGATCCAAGATATGTATGCCAAAGAGAATTTGCCTTGAAGCATTTACCTGATGACCCTCTTTTCCAGCTG GTCTCAAAGCTATATGAAGTTGTACCTCCTGTTCTTACTGAACTTGGAAAG GTGAAGAACCCATGGCCAAATGTTGATGCTCACAGTGGAGTGTTGCTCAACCACTATGGTCTAACCGAAGCAAG GTACTACACCGTGCTCTTTGGTGTCTCAAGGAGTCTTGGAATATGCTCTCAG CTAATATGGGACAGAGCTCTTGGACTGGCACTAGAGAGGCCAAAGAGTGTTACAATGGACTGGCTTGACGCCGTCTGTAAGAAAGCTTCATCTGCTTAA
- the LOC108854816 gene encoding uncharacterized protein LOC108854816, whose translation MSTSVQVETMELDLNQNPSPGSEISPWLNELETTTHSRIEERIRQLQAIVSRIRQRETTTTQALPLVPSYEHRDSSQVENNGDNKTYLIAKALNMERTSSTVPCGGYFDCNICLERAQDPVLTCCGHLFCWGCFYHLPLVYLNIKECPVCDGEVTDAEVIPIYGNNEDDRDGGKGLLLPPRPSARRVATVREKIIGLQALLAQEDEFGLSNIVASGGGGDNSGQQQQQQHHHPPFASFPSLVVHTSEIPPFDDADSFVDATSLRRSRRRSSRIAEVGVRASLRRRSQTVNPTGVVTSASSSRRRTEDVNSGPQTTSRRRRLR comes from the coding sequence ATGTCGACTAGTGTCCAAGTAGAGACAATGGAACTTGATTTGAACCAAAACCCATCTCCTGGTTCCGAGATTTCTCCATGGTTAAACGAGCTCGAGACTACTACTCACTCGCGGATCGAAGAACGCATCAGACAGCTCCAAGCAATAGTTTCAAGAATCAGGCAAcgagaaacaacaacaacacaagcACTGCCTTTAGTGCCCTCTTATGAACATAGAGACTCTTCACAGGTCGAAAACAACGGGGACAACAAGACTTACTTGATAGCAAAGGCACTGAACATGGAGAGAACGAGCTCTACTGTTCCTTGTGGTGGGTACTTTGACTGTAACATATGTTTAGAGAGAGCTCAAGATCCGGTTCTGACTTGTTGTGGTCACTTGTTCTGCTGGGGATGTTTCTATCATCTGCCTCTTGTTTATCTAAACATTAAAGAATGTCCGGTTTGCGATGGGGAAGTGACTGACGCCGAGGTGATTCCCATATACGGTAACAATGAAGATGATAGAGACGGTGGTAAAGGCCTTCTTCTGCCTCCAAGGCCTAGTGCTAGAAGAGTGGCAACCGTTCGAGAAAAGATTATAGGACTGCAAGCTCTTTTAGCTCAGGAGGATGAGTTTGGTCTGAGCAATATAGTAGcaagtggaggaggaggagacaatagtgggcaacaacaacaacaacaacatcatcatccaccttttgcttctttcCCAAGTCTTGTAGTCCATACCTCGGAGATTCCACCTTTTGATGATGCTGATAGTTTTGTTGACGCAACTAGTTTGAGAAGGAGCCGTCGTAGGTCTTCTCGTATTGCTGAGGTTGGTGTACGAGCTTCTCTTCGGAGGAGAAGCCAAACTGTTAACCCTACTGGGGTGGTTACATCGGCTTCATCGTCTAGGAGGAGGACAGAAGATGTGAATAGTGGACCTCAGACCACGTCTAGAAGGAGGAGGCTAAGGTAA
- the LOC108854820 gene encoding protein VACUOLELESS GAMETOPHYTES-like produces MGSGKTRANPNNRPTVRHPSHNHPLRVFKSQEGDEIVCYGCELGLIGQAYKCTKSECNYFLHKSCFDLPGETLHKSHPNHPLTLVHSPPYNQSTFSCDACGEHGSGFAYHCSKCQYDVHVGCAFVPETVEPEDHEHPLTLLYNTPCKGREDGVTFICDVCEEDMPENLWVYYCKECDYGTHVHSCATYEDNGAKKVKEEGETSSAASEMKSVMDAKMEMAMMQLQLDAIDTAGSYVGSWEPRRRYYW; encoded by the coding sequence ATGGGTTCAGGAAAAACTAGGGCTAACCCGAATAACCGTCCAACGGTGAGACACCCGAGTCACAATCATCCTTTGCGGGTCTTCAAATCCCAAGAAGGAGATGAGATTGTTTGCTATGGATGCGAGCTCGGACTAATTGGGCAAGCTTACAAGTGCACAAAGTCAGAGTGCAATTACTTCTTGCACAAGTCATGTTTCGACCTTCCCGGTGAAACTCTTCACAAGTCTCACCCTAATCACCCTTTGACCCTGGTCCATTCTCCACCCTATAACCAGTCTACGTTCTCGTGTGATGCGTGTGGTGAGCATGGATCTGGCTTCGCATACCACTGCTCTAAGTGCCAATACGATGTTCATGTTGGATGTGCATTTGTCCCTGAGACCGTGGAGCCTGAAGACCACGAACACCCTCTCACTCTACTTTACAACACGCCCTGCAAAGGTCGGGAGGATGGTGTGACGTTCATATGTGATGTTTGTGAAGAAGATATGCCAGAAAATCTATGGGTGTATTATTGCAAAGAATGTGATTATGGGACACATGTACATTCATGCGCCACATATGAAGATAACGGTGCAAAGAAAgtaaaagaagaaggagaaacaaGCTCGGCGGCTTCAGAGATGAAGTCGGTAATGGATGCTAAGATGGAGATGGCGATGATGCAGCTCCAGTTAGATGCTATTGACACAGCAGGTAGTTATGTCGGTTCATGGGAACCAAGGAGGAGATATTATTGGTGA
- the LOC108854819 gene encoding protein VACUOLELESS GAMETOPHYTES, with translation MASRKPSVRHPSHSHPLRSHKALAEEDIICSGCDLDLIGAAFKCTKSECDYFLHKSCFELPRETRPKAHPDHPLNLLYSPPYESSTYECSACSEYGSGFVYNCSICQFDLHVGCISMPESVEREGHEHPLTLLYCSPYTNGLIFNCDVCQETVPDHLWFYYCKECDYGTHLHSCEVEEEVEVEPKRGGGGKASTSGNKGGGGRGSAASELAAMLEAQREMERMQIELHMEMQRAKIAKKARKACLKLI, from the coding sequence ATGGCTTCAAGAAAACCATCGGTGAGGCACCCTAGCCACAGCCATCCGTTGCGCAGCCACAAAGCCCTAGCAGAAGAAGATATCATCTGCTCAGGCTGCGACCTAGACCTGATTGGTGCAGCTTTCAAATGCACCAAATCAGAATGTGATTACTTCTTGCACAAGTCATGTTTTGAACTTCCACGTGAGACACGCCCCAAGGCTCACCCTGATCACCCTCTGAACCTACTTTATTCCCCACCGTACGAGTCCTCAACTTACGAGTGCAGCGCGTGCAGTGAGTATGGGTCCGGGTTCGTTTACAACTGCTCCATCTGCCAGTTTGATCTACACGTCGGGTGCATATCTATGCCTGAGTCCGTGGAACGTGAGGGACATGAGCATCCCCTAACGTTGCTCTACTGTTCTCCTTACACGAACGGCTTGATATTTAACTGTGATGTCTGTCAAGAGACAGTTCCAGATCATCTATGGTTTTATTACTGTAAGGAATGTGACTATGGCACGCATTTACATTCTTGTGAAGTAGAAGAAGAGGTGGAAGTGGAACcaaagagaggaggaggaggaaaggCGAGTACAAGTGGGAataaaggaggaggaggaagaggctCGGCGGCTTCGGAGTTAGCTGCAATGTTGGAGGCTCAAAGGGAGATGGAGAGGATGCAGATTGAGTTACACATGGAGATGCAGAGAGCTAAGATTGCTAAGAAAGCGAGAAAAGCTTGCCTGAAgttgatataa
- the LOC108854815 gene encoding uncharacterized protein LOC108854815 produces MGRPKPEDSIRHFSHPHPLFSSSLNPQANSSCVVCKFKLLNLPSYTCKPCNFHIHLKCFELPQKIRHPFDKNHLLSLISSPKYQGGQFRCDACGKNGDGFAYHCGDCGIDLHTVCANMPSRVTHQSHPHHQLSLTFSLMSPGGSGSGSRSAAVSSFRCSVCQGLGSNSWLYSCKECGGFDAHLLCARRKLTSHGPNRMQPQTPFVVPSPVINNPLVMPTMSPIIRPLINEMINNLVSNTPQSPSQVSQLLDLLGPFGLGGGSGSSSSSGYLGFDPSVFSSVNQPFGLGSGSGSSSSSSYLGFDPSVFSSVNQPFGPLGGGSGPSSSSGYLGFDPSVFSSVNQPFGLGGGSGSSSSFGYLGFDPSGFSSVDQPFGLGGGFGSPSSSGYLGFDPSVFSSVDPSVFAGFDPSLLSTLFSGLGFLS; encoded by the coding sequence ATGGGAAGGCCAAAACCAGAAGACTCAATTCGACATTTCAGCCATCCACATCCCTTGTTCAGCTCATCTCTCAATCCTCAAGCCAACTCTTCTTGCGTGGTTTGCAAGTTTAAGCTCCTCAATCTTCCCTCATACACATGTAAACCATGCAACTTCCACATCCACCTAAAATGCTTCGAGTTGCCTCAAAAGATCAGACACCCTTTCGACAAAAACCATCTCCTGTCTCTAATCTCTTCTCCCAAATACCAAGGAGGGCAGTTCCGCTGTGACGCATGTGGCAAAAATGGTGACGGATTCGCTTACCATTGTGGAGATTGCGGTATCGATCTTCACACGGTTTGTGCCAACATGCCTTCTCGTGTCACTCACCAATCTCACCCTCACCACCAACTTTCTTTAACGTTTTCCTTGATGTCGCCTGGCGGGTCCGGATCCGGATCAAGATCCGCTGCGGTGTCTAGCTTCCGCTGCAGTGTGTGTCAAGGACTCGGGTCTAACTCGTGGCTATATAGCTGTAAAGAGTGTGGTGGATTCGATGCTCATTTGTTGTGTGCTAGAAGGAAACTAACTAGTCATGGTCCAAACCGGATGCAACCGCAGACGCCGTTTGTTGTTCCTAGTCCAGTTATTAATAATCCTTTGGTGATGCCAACAATGAGTCCTATCATCAGACCTTTGATTAACGAGATGATTAATAATCTTGTAAGCAATACGCCACAAAGTCCAAGCCAAGTTTCTCAGCTTCTTGATTTGCTCGGACCATTTGGACTGGGGGGTGGATCcggttcttcttcatcttccggTTATCTAGGGTTTGACCCATCGGTTTTCTCATCGGTTAACCAACCATTTGGACTGGGAAGTGGATCcggttcttcttcatcttccagtTATCTAGGGTTTGACCCGTCGGTTTTCTCATCGGTTAACCAACCATTTGGACCGTTGGGAGGTGGATCTggtccttcttcatcttccggTTATCTAGGATTTGACCCGTCGGTTTTCTCATCGGTTAACCAACCATTTGGACTGGGAGGTGGATCcggttcttcttcatctttcgGTTATCTAGGATTTGACCCGTCGGGTTTCTCATCTGTTGACCAACCATTTGGGCTGGGAGGTGGTTTCGGTTCGCCTTCATCTTCCGGTTATCTAGGGTTTGACCCGTCGGTTTTCTCATCTGTTGACCCTTCAGTGTTTGCTGGATTCGATCCTTCCTTGCTCTCAACGTTGTTCTCCGGACTTGGTTTTTTATCCTAA
- the LOC108855213 gene encoding hypothetical protein At1g04090, with product MGNCLSITDPSPEVLSEKVLKALPVETPFKFPSPLPTLPQGNGFAKRTIDLGALEVSQVSTFNKVWSVYEGGPDNAGTTFFEPSSVPTGFSILGYYAQPNNRQLFGWVLTARDLSSNTLKPPIDYTLVANTESLKIKQDGPGYIWQPVPADGYQAVGLIVTTTSQKPPLDKLSCVRSDLTEQCEADTWIWGTNGVNVSNLRPNIRGTQATGVCVGTFTWQPQNSSPPSLSCLKNTKLNFSTMPNGSQIGVLFNTYSPLIHLHPDEEYLPSSVNWYFSNGALLYKQGQESNPNPIESNGSNLPQGGSNDGSYWLDLPRDKKAKERVKKGDLQNTKAYLHIKPMLGATFTDIAVWLFYPFNGPARAKVKFINLPLGRIGEHIGDWEHVTLRLSNFTGELWRVFLSQHSGGVWLDACDLEFQGGGSNKPVAYASLHGHAMYAKPGLVLQGDDDVGIRNDTAKSKKVVDTGLGYEVVAAEYEGGGVVEPPWLDYYRKWGPKIDYSVDDDVKRVARLLPGALKKAFVNFAKKIPDEVYGEDGPTGPKLKGNWTGDEK from the exons ATGGGAAACTGTCTCTCAATCACGGATCCTTCTCCTGAAGTTTTATCAGAGAAAGTTCTCAAAGCACTTCCCGTGGAAACTCCTTTCAAGTTTCCATCACCACTGCCTACTTTGCCTCAAG GTAATGGGTTTGCGAAACGAACCATTGACTTAGGAGCTCTCGAGGTTAGCCAAGTTTCGACATTCAACAAGGTCTGGTCCGTTTATGAAGGAGGACCAGACAACGCTGGAACAACCTTCTTTGAACCATCATCGGTCCCTACCGGTTTCTCCATCCTTGGTTACTACGCTCAACCAAACAACCGTCAACTATTCGGATGGGTACTCACAGCTAGAGATCTCTCAAGCAACACCTTGAAACCACCTATAGATTACACCCTCGTAGCAAACACCGAGTCACTCAAGATCAAACAAGACGGACCTGGCTACATCTGGCAGCCCGTGCCGGCTGATGGATATCAAGCCGTTGGTTTAATAGTCACAACCACCTCACAAAAGCCTCCTCTAGACAAACTAAGTTGTGTTCGGTCTGACTTAACCGAACAGTGTGAAGCTGATACATGGATATGGGGAACAAACGGAGTCAACGTCTCGAATCTAAGACCGAACATTAGAGGAACACAAGCTACAGGAGTATGTGTCGGAACATTTACTTGGCAACCTCAAAACTCATCTCCTCCATCTTTATCTTGCTTGAAGAACACGAAACTAAACTTCTCTACAATGCCAAACGGGTCCCAAATTGGTGTCTTGTTCAACACGTATTCTCCATTGATCCATCTCCACCCAGACGAAGAATACCTACCTTCCTCTGTTAACTGGTACTTCAGCAACGGTGCCTTGCTTTACAAGCAAGGTCAAGAATCAAACCCTAACCCTATCGAATCCAACGGATCAAACCTTCCACAAGGCGGATCTAACGACGGATCATACTGGCTGGACCTTCCTAGAGACAAGAAGGCTAAAGAGAGAGTCAAGAAAGGTGACTTGCAGAACACGAAAGCGTATCTCCACATCAAACCAATGCTCGGAGCAACGTTCACAGACATAGCCGTATGGTTATTCTACCCTTTCAATGGCCCCGCACGTGCCAAAGTCAAGTTCATCAACCTTCCCTTAGGGAGAATCGGTGAGCACATTGGTGACTGGGAACACGTGACGTTACGTCTAAGCAACTTCACCGGAGAGCTGTGGAGAGTGTTCTTGTCGCAGCATAGCGGAGGAGTTTGGCTCGACGCTTGTGACTTAGAGTTCCAAGGAGGAGGGAGCAACAAGCCTGTGGCTTACGCGTCGCTTCACGGACACGCAATGTATGCTAAACCTGGACTTGTGTTGCAAGGAGACGATGATGTTGGGATAAGGAACGATACGGCGAAGAGTAAGAAGGTGGTTGATACGGGGTTAGGGTACGAGGTGGTTGCGGCGGAGTATGAAGGAGGAGGAGTGGTGGAGCCGCCGTGGTTGGATTATTACAGGAAGTGGGGACCTAAGATTGATTATAGCGTTGATGATGATGTTAAGAGGGTCGCAAGGCTGTTGCCTGGGGCTTTGAAAAAGGCTTTTGTGAACTTTGCGAAGAAGATTCCTGATGAAGTGTATGGTGAAGATGGGCCTACTGGGCCTAAACTCAAGGGAAACTGGACTGGTGATGAAAAATGa